One Planctomycetota bacterium genomic window carries:
- a CDS encoding GvpL/GvpF family gas vesicle protein, with the protein MKHLVYCVLRDAQAARGVVAVGVEGSRVSLMAEDGLAAAFSLVPEMCLAPSVSRAAAYARVVQVFHETATVLPFRYGCFLEDAGAVVELLRARRREFRESLEELDGCVEMGVRVLLSGRDSGTCRKAAHAPNLSSGKAYLADRKTHYVRKDGDDEESVAATERVRQAFKELVVKSEAETSCTDGRRLVSVFFLVPRGNVGRFHTTFRQLQSAGCCAGRSPQGMLVTGPWPPYSFACRDSVQRPHGVSAP; encoded by the coding sequence ATGAAACACTTGGTGTATTGCGTTCTTCGTGATGCACAGGCCGCGCGGGGCGTTGTCGCGGTGGGCGTCGAGGGATCCCGCGTTTCCTTAATGGCCGAGGACGGCCTGGCGGCGGCATTCTCGCTCGTGCCCGAGATGTGCCTCGCGCCGAGCGTGTCTCGCGCGGCGGCTTACGCCCGCGTGGTTCAGGTGTTCCACGAGACCGCCACCGTGTTGCCCTTCCGCTACGGCTGCTTTCTCGAAGACGCCGGTGCGGTCGTCGAACTGCTGCGCGCTCGCCGGCGCGAGTTCCGGGAGTCTCTGGAGGAGTTGGACGGATGCGTGGAAATGGGCGTTCGGGTGCTGCTCAGCGGCCGTGACAGCGGCACGTGCCGAAAAGCGGCCCACGCCCCGAATCTTTCCTCAGGAAAGGCCTATCTGGCCGATCGGAAAACCCACTATGTCCGCAAGGACGGCGACGACGAGGAATCCGTCGCTGCGACCGAGAGGGTGCGCCAGGCATTCAAGGAACTCGTTGTGAAGTCCGAGGCCGAGACGTCTTGCACGGACGGTCGCCGGCTGGTTTCGGTGTTCTTCCTTGTGCCCCGCGGCAACGTGGGACGCTTTCATACGACGTTCAGGCAACTCCAGTCCGCAGGATGCTGCGCAGGCAGGAGCCCCCAGGGGATGCTGGTCACCGGTCCCTGGCCGCCGTACAGTTTTGCCTGCCGCGACTCAGTTCAACGCCCGCATGGGGTTTCTGCTCCCTAA
- a CDS encoding GvpL/GvpF family gas vesicle protein: protein MEPDGVYLYCFARRGRAGDIRLPGIDGREGIAALEAGAVAAVFSRVPLDGFSGPDAEANLQDLGWVAPRACQHERVVEEVMRFGPVLPVRFGTVFSSQQPLEKLLAEKGEQISKILDWVSDKEEWAIKGLVDTRKAREWLTAADPVLAERRRRLPDAPGARYLQQRRLDAEAGKALLLWRSAAAEQIRDAIQHEAVDVCPLKLQPQSGREGDREMTLNLAVLVLRDRLPAFHARAEAIGAAYAEEGLSVELSGPWPPYNFCPPSETRQNETLGVLRSS, encoded by the coding sequence ATGGAGCCGGATGGGGTGTATCTGTATTGCTTCGCGCGCCGCGGCAGGGCCGGTGATATTCGGCTTCCCGGCATTGACGGGCGCGAGGGCATCGCCGCGCTGGAGGCGGGCGCCGTGGCCGCCGTCTTCAGCCGGGTGCCCCTCGATGGTTTCAGCGGTCCGGACGCCGAAGCCAACTTGCAGGACCTGGGGTGGGTGGCGCCCCGCGCCTGTCAGCACGAACGCGTGGTCGAGGAAGTGATGCGCTTCGGCCCCGTCTTGCCGGTCAGGTTTGGCACCGTTTTTTCGTCCCAGCAGCCCCTGGAGAAACTCCTTGCCGAGAAGGGCGAACAGATCTCCAAAATCCTGGATTGGGTCTCTGACAAGGAGGAATGGGCCATTAAGGGCCTTGTGGACACCCGCAAGGCGCGGGAGTGGCTGACGGCAGCGGATCCCGTCCTGGCCGAGCGCCGGCGGCGGTTGCCGGACGCCCCCGGGGCGCGCTACTTGCAGCAAAGACGGCTCGACGCGGAAGCGGGGAAAGCGTTGCTCTTGTGGCGGTCCGCCGCCGCCGAACAGATCCGGGACGCGATCCAGCACGAGGCGGTGGACGTCTGTCCGCTGAAGTTGCAGCCCCAAAGCGGGCGGGAAGGCGACCGAGAGATGACGCTGAACCTGGCGGTTCTCGTGCTGCGCGACCGGCTGCCGGCGTTTCACGCCCGTGCCGAAGCGATCGGCGCCGCATACGCCGAGGAGGGGCTTTCGGTCGAACTCTCAGGGCCGTGGCCCCCTTACAACTTCTGTCCGCCGTCGGAAACACGCCAGAATGAAACACTTGGTGTATTGCGTTCTTCGTGA
- a CDS encoding CDC48 family AAA ATPase, translating to MAEAALAAIRLKVTEALGKDLGRGFARLDPADMARLGVAIGDVLEIVGKRKTVGKAMPVYKDLRGQSRIQIDGLSRENAGTGIDQIVEVRRAAAKPAKNVVLSAVTIAPSGRDLEYIGSLLDGLPVVEGDRIRATLFGTRSADFKVKSTTPAGPVVINPTTTLEVKGSGEKEREGARPISYEDIGGLKREISRIREIIELPLRYPAVFERLGIDAPKGVLLHGPPWCGKTLIARAVAHETEANFFAVNGPEIIHKFYGESEANLRKIFEEAARKAPSIIFLDEIDAIAPRREKVVGDVEKRVVAHLLALMDGLNQREHVIVVAATNIPDALDPALRRPGRFDREISFPIPDRIGRREILDIHARGMPLAEDVDLDHLAAITHGFVGADLEALCREAAMVSLRRIMPEIDFAAAAIPYEALMKLEVRMPDFLEALREVEPSAIREVIVEVPEVHWDDVGGLEDVKRELIEAVEWPLKYPELYAEIAVKPPKGILLSGPPGCGKTLLAKAVASETEVNFIAVKGPALLSMYVGESEKAVREVFRKAKQAAPCIIFFDEIDALVPIRGSAGSDSHVTERVISQFLTEMDGVEELGAVLVLAATNRLDMLDPALLRPGRLDLLLEIPLPDLAGRRKIFEIGLRGKPVAKDVRPEELAALTDETFTGADIQAVCTRAALEALREAVAKTGVGNPDKRPKALITRTHFEHALESVRGNGTTAP from the coding sequence ATGGCAGAGGCGGCTCTGGCGGCGATCAGGCTCAAGGTCACCGAAGCGCTCGGAAAGGACCTGGGCCGGGGGTTCGCGCGTCTGGACCCGGCGGACATGGCAAGACTGGGGGTCGCGATTGGCGACGTCCTGGAGATCGTCGGCAAACGCAAGACCGTCGGGAAGGCCATGCCGGTGTACAAGGACCTGCGCGGTCAATCGCGAATCCAGATCGACGGGCTCTCGCGCGAGAACGCCGGCACCGGCATCGACCAGATCGTGGAAGTCCGCCGGGCGGCCGCCAAGCCGGCCAAGAACGTGGTGCTGTCGGCCGTGACGATCGCGCCCAGCGGGCGGGACCTGGAGTACATCGGCAGCCTGCTCGACGGGTTGCCGGTGGTGGAGGGCGACCGCATTCGGGCGACGCTCTTCGGAACGCGGTCGGCCGACTTCAAAGTGAAGAGTACGACGCCGGCCGGGCCCGTCGTCATCAATCCCACGACGACCCTGGAGGTGAAAGGGTCTGGGGAGAAGGAGCGGGAGGGGGCGCGGCCGATCTCTTACGAAGACATCGGGGGCTTGAAGCGGGAGATCTCTCGGATTCGTGAGATCATCGAACTGCCCCTGCGATACCCCGCGGTGTTTGAGCGGCTGGGCATCGACGCGCCGAAGGGCGTGCTGCTCCACGGCCCGCCCTGGTGCGGCAAGACGCTCATCGCCCGCGCTGTGGCCCACGAGACGGAGGCCAACTTCTTTGCCGTCAACGGGCCGGAGATCATCCACAAGTTCTACGGCGAGAGCGAGGCGAACCTCCGCAAGATCTTCGAGGAGGCCGCCCGCAAGGCCCCGAGCATCATTTTCCTGGACGAGATTGACGCCATCGCGCCCCGCCGCGAGAAGGTCGTCGGCGACGTGGAGAAGCGCGTGGTCGCCCACCTCCTGGCGCTGATGGACGGCCTGAACCAGCGCGAGCACGTGATCGTGGTCGCCGCCACGAACATCCCCGATGCGCTCGACCCGGCCCTTCGGCGGCCCGGGAGGTTCGACCGGGAGATATCGTTTCCCATTCCAGACCGCATCGGCCGCAGGGAAATCCTGGACATCCATGCCCGCGGCATGCCGCTCGCCGAGGACGTGGATCTGGATCATCTGGCGGCGATCACCCACGGTTTCGTGGGCGCCGACCTGGAGGCGCTCTGTCGGGAGGCCGCCATGGTGTCCCTGCGGCGTATCATGCCGGAGATCGACTTCGCCGCCGCCGCGATCCCGTACGAGGCGCTGATGAAACTCGAGGTTCGCATGCCCGATTTTCTGGAGGCGCTCCGGGAAGTGGAGCCTTCCGCCATCCGCGAGGTGATTGTCGAGGTGCCCGAAGTCCACTGGGACGACGTGGGTGGCCTGGAAGATGTCAAGCGGGAACTCATCGAAGCGGTCGAATGGCCGCTCAAGTATCCCGAACTCTATGCCGAGATCGCCGTCAAACCGCCGAAAGGCATCCTCCTCTCGGGGCCCCCGGGCTGCGGGAAAACGCTGCTGGCCAAGGCCGTCGCAAGCGAGACCGAGGTCAACTTCATTGCCGTCAAAGGCCCCGCCTTGCTTTCGATGTACGTCGGGGAATCGGAGAAGGCCGTCCGCGAGGTCTTCCGGAAGGCCAAGCAGGCCGCGCCCTGTATCATTTTTTTCGACGAGATCGACGCCCTGGTGCCCATCCGCGGTTCGGCGGGTTCGGACTCGCACGTGACCGAGCGGGTCATCAGCCAATTCCTGACCGAAATGGACGGGGTGGAGGAACTGGGCGCAGTGCTGGTGCTCGCGGCGACCAACCGCCTCGACATGCTCGACCCCGCGCTCCTGAGGCCCGGGCGGTTAGACCTTTTGCTGGAGATTCCCCTGCCGGACCTCGCAGGCCGGCGGAAGATCTTTGAGATCGGCCTTCGCGGCAAGCCGGTGGCCAAGGACGTCCGCCCCGAGGAACTGGCCGCCTTGACCGACGAGACATTCACGGGCGCAGATATTCAGGCGGTGTGTACGAGGGCGGCCCTCGAAGCCCTCCGAGAGGCCGTCGCAAAAACAGGCGTGGGGAACCCGGATAAGAGGCCCAAAGCGCTGATCACCCGGACACACTTCGAGCATGCCCTGGAGAGCGTCCGCGGCAACGGCACGACGGCCCCTTAG